A window from Fragaria vesca subsp. vesca linkage group LG5, FraVesHawaii_1.0, whole genome shotgun sequence encodes these proteins:
- the LOC101299773 gene encoding putative ribonuclease H protein At1g65750-like: MGTLSTPRKEVLIKSMALAIPTYPMHCFKFPATMCKEIDAASAKFWWGQKKEKRKIYWKSWEFLGLPKSEGGLGFRKLAEFNIALLAKQVWRLHTEPNTLWAKMIKGIYYPHMDILQAGKGYRASWAWSSLLEGKALVVEGARWLVGIGNSIDIWSDKWILNSEMGFIGPNVPIPQSAPTRVSKLIDWDSYRWNLQPVCGLVPKLDMKAIEMQLFSESDIDDRLIWSPTKNGSYTVKSGYNLLHSLNLKPSRQLSHSSHRVHPSVCSTIWSIQTLPKIKHFLWQVVNNAISTYQNLYQKKIISSPLCQRCGLASETIEHTLLLCPIATCTWFACSLNYKINMQEITYIDRWIEGILKLAGPQKKLQDSCLIKISFICWELWKCRCRSLYQGIKTHSGNSPSSSHPFPSNQTHIHRNPTAIIPSQDHPTTISTLENPNTTWKKPPVGSIKINFDAAWTSDTNLAGLRVVVRNPHGSLINGSSQCCCASSAIEAEAQAAVTALSLAKKYSHLPTQIESDCQELVNIINGVDLGKNWRISPLIAQLQRAPPPSRPIDWSWIPRKANCAAHHVASLSVRKTCPDVWIDRPPSSLVHILSRDGLLCLPPEGATDQNT; the protein is encoded by the coding sequence ATGGGAACACTATCTACTCCAAGAAAGGAAGTTTTGATAAAATCAATGGCTTTGGCTATTCCTACATATCCTATGCATTGCTTTAAGTTCCCTGCTACCATGTGCAAAGAGATTGATGCCGCTAGTGCTAAATTCTGGTGGGGACAAAAGAAAGAAAAAAGAAAAATTTATTGGAAGAGTTGGGAGTTTTTGGGGCTGCCAAAATCGGAGGGGGGTTTAGGCTTTAGAAAATTGGCTGAGTTCAACATTGCGCTTCTAGCGAAACAAGTGTGGAGGCTTCATACTGAACCTAACACTTTGTGGGCCAAGATGATTAAAGGAATCTATTATCCTCATATGGATATCCTACAGGCAGGAAAAGGGTATAGGGCGTCGTGGGCGTGGAGTAGTTTATTAGAAGGTAAAGCTTTGGTCGTAGAGGGTGCAAGATGGCTGGTGGGAATTGGTAATTCTATTGATATATGGAGCGATAAATGGATTTTGAATTCTGAAATGGGTTTCATTGGACCTAATGTGCCTATCCCTCAATCTGCCCCAACAAGAGTCTCCAAGCTAATTGATTGGGACTCTTATAGATGGAATTTGCAACCAGTTTGTGGGTTGGTTCCAAAATTAGACATGAAAGCTATTGAGATGCAGCTGTTCAGTGAGAGTGATATTGATGATAGACTAATCTGGTCTCCCACAAAGAATGGTTCCTACACTGTCAAATCCGGGTATAATCTGCTCCATTCCCTGAATCTAAAACCCTCAAGACAGTTGAGCCACTCTTCTCATAGGGTTCACCCAAGTGTATGCTCTACGATTTGGTCTATCCAAACACTTCCCAAAATAAAGCATTTCTTGTGGCAAGTGGTCAATAATGCTATCTCTACCTACCAAAATCTCTACCAAAAGAAAATCATATCATCACCTCTTTGTCAAAGGTGTGGGCTAGCTTCAGAAACAATTGAACACACCCTACTGCTATGCCCTATTGCTACATGCACATGGTTTGCCTGTTCTCTCAACTATAAGATAAATATGCAAGAGATTACTTATATTGATAGATGGATTGAAGGAATCTTAAAGCTAGCAGGTCCTCAAAAGAAGCTTCAAGATAGTTGTCTTATCAAAATTTCCTTCATCTGTTGGGAATTATGGAAGTGTCGATGCCGTTCCCTCTACCAAGGTATCAAAACCCATTCTGGAAACTCTCCAAGCTCTTCACACCCTTTCCCTTCTAACCAAACACACATTCACCGTAACCCCACCGCCATTATTCCTTCACAAGATCATCCTACCACCATTTCTACCCTAGAAAATCCCAATACTACCTGGAAAAAGCCTCCCGTTGGTTCTATCAAAATTAATTTCGACGCAGCTTGGACAAGTGACACTAACCTTGCTGGCCTCAGAGTTGTTGTGAGAAACCCTCACGGTTCTCTAATTAACGGATCATCTCAATGCTGCTGTGCAAGTTCAGCAATAGAAGCGGAAGCCCAAGCAGCCGTCACCGCTCTCTCCCTCGCAAAGAAATACTCCCACCTTCCGACACAAATTGAGTCAGATTGCCAAGAATTGGTTAACATCATAAATGGTGTCGATTTAGGAAAAAATTGGAGAATTTCACCTTTGATTGCTCAGTTACAGAGAGCTCCTCCTCCTTCCAGACCGATCGATTGGTCTTGGATACCCAGAAAAGCGAATTGTGCAGCTCACCATGTTGCGTCGCTTAGTGTGAGGAAGACGTGCCCGGATGTCTGGATTGACAGACCGCCATCCTCCCTGGTCCACATCCTTTCGCGCGATGGCTTGTTGTGTCTTCCGCCAGAGGGAGCTACTGATCAGAATACATAA